GTCCTTGGCCGCCATGACGGTTTCGGTGGCCTCTTCGCCCACCTTCTTGAGAATGGCGTCCAGCCCCTTGGCATACAAGCCCGCCACGTAGGAGCTGTCCGGCTCGGCCTGCTTGCGCGCCTCCAGCATCCGCGCCAGCGCGCCCAGTATCTCCTCGCTCATCCGTAGATATCCTCCGGCGACTTGAGCACCGGGTCCGCCGGCTCCCAGCGGCCGTCTCGCAGCACGCTGTAGAAGCAGCTCTGGCGACCGGTATGGCAGGCGATGCCG
The Acidihalobacter prosperus DNA segment above includes these coding regions:
- a CDS encoding phosphoribosyl-ATP diphosphatase → MSEEILGALARMLEARKQAEPDSSYVAGLYAKGLDAILKKVGEEATETVMAAKDGEADKLVYEVADLWFHTLVLLAHQGLGPDDVLRELARRMGTSGLVEKARRGA